A stretch of Halomonas elongata DSM 2581 DNA encodes these proteins:
- the nusB gene encoding transcription antitermination factor NusB, whose product MSGREREPSRAQQSRRAARELAVQGLYQWEMTGKSVATVEAEFRGQVADEDLEDHENWHKVMELADLALFHELLSGVAQHCEKIDEQLAPVLDRRLEDLDAIELAILRLGTYELAYRLEVPYRAVINEGVELAKSFGATEGHRYVNGILDKLAARLRAAEVEARRR is encoded by the coding sequence ATGAGCGGACGCGAGCGCGAACCTTCCCGGGCCCAGCAGTCCCGTCGTGCCGCTCGAGAGCTGGCCGTCCAGGGGCTCTACCAGTGGGAGATGACCGGCAAGTCGGTCGCCACCGTGGAGGCGGAGTTCCGTGGCCAGGTCGCCGATGAGGACCTGGAGGACCACGAGAACTGGCACAAGGTCATGGAGCTTGCCGACCTGGCACTGTTTCATGAACTCCTGAGCGGAGTGGCACAGCACTGCGAGAAGATCGACGAACAACTCGCGCCCGTGCTCGACCGTCGCCTCGAGGATCTGGATGCCATCGAGCTGGCGATTCTGCGCCTCGGAACCTATGAGCTGGCGTATCGTCTCGAAGTTCCGTACCGGGCGGTCATCAACGAGGGCGTCGAGTTGGCCAAGTCCTTCGGCGCCACCGAGGGGCACAGGTATGTCAATGGCATTCTCGACAAGCTGGCCGCTCGGCTGCGTGCCGCCGAGGTCGAAGCGCGTCGTCGCTGA
- the thiL gene encoding thiamine-phosphate kinase gives MHSEFDLINRFLAPASTGAAGGVELGIGDDCALFEPTPGERLVVSVDTSVADVHFPAEAPAEAIGHRALAVSLSDLAAMGAHARWCVMSLTLPEADGDWVSTFAKGFHALCDTTGVALAGGDVSRGELAIGVTVMGEVPPAAALTRAGAKPGDCLAVTGWLGGGAGGLARWEAGDRDLAMPLLRRYLLPQPRLEAGMALRGLASAAIDISDGLLADLGHLRHASGVGVELSPEALPLADGLVAALGEQGARQAALRGGDDYELLISLPPECLDEAQQRLAALDLPLTVIGRITAEPGLKGAEASSPGWQHFPGETP, from the coding sequence ATGCATAGCGAATTCGATCTGATCAACCGCTTTCTCGCGCCCGCATCGACCGGTGCCGCCGGCGGCGTCGAACTGGGGATCGGCGACGACTGCGCCCTGTTCGAGCCCACGCCAGGCGAGCGACTGGTGGTCAGTGTCGATACCTCGGTGGCCGATGTGCATTTTCCCGCTGAGGCGCCTGCCGAGGCCATCGGACACCGGGCGTTGGCGGTCAGCCTCAGCGATCTGGCGGCGATGGGGGCGCACGCACGCTGGTGCGTCATGTCCCTGACGTTGCCGGAGGCCGATGGCGACTGGGTGTCGACCTTCGCCAAGGGGTTCCATGCCCTCTGCGATACCACCGGCGTGGCGCTGGCGGGGGGCGACGTGAGTCGCGGCGAGCTGGCCATCGGCGTCACCGTGATGGGCGAGGTTCCACCGGCCGCGGCGCTTACCCGTGCCGGCGCCAAACCGGGAGATTGCCTGGCGGTCACCGGCTGGCTGGGAGGCGGGGCCGGTGGCCTGGCCCGCTGGGAAGCTGGCGATCGTGATCTCGCCATGCCCTTGTTGCGTCGTTACCTGCTGCCCCAGCCGAGGCTTGAGGCGGGAATGGCGCTGCGCGGCCTGGCCAGTGCGGCCATCGATATCTCCGATGGCCTGCTGGCGGATCTCGGCCACCTGCGCCATGCTTCCGGCGTCGGCGTGGAGCTGTCGCCCGAGGCGTTGCCCCTGGCCGATGGGCTCGTGGCAGCGTTGGGCGAGCAGGGCGCGCGGCAGGCGGCGTTACGCGGCGGTGACGACTACGAGCTACTGATCAGCCTGCCGCCGGAATGTCTCGACGAGGCGCAGCAGCGCCTGGCGGCGCTGGACCTGCCGTTGACGGTGATCGGGCGTATCACCGCCGAGCCTGGCCTGAAGGGGGCCGAGGCGTCGTCACCGGGCTGGCAGCACTTTCCGGGAGAGACGCCATGA
- the ribH gene encoding 6,7-dimethyl-8-ribityllumazine synthase: MQPISQVEGSFVDVDGRYVIVVGRFNHHVVDSLVEGAVDSLVRHGVDEEHIDIVHTPGAWELPLAIQRALRVVRPDAVIALGAVIRGGTPHFEHVAGECNSALSRLQLEFGTPVANGVLTVNSIEQAIERAGTKAGNKGTEAAMAAMEMVSLMRHFDTPSDGGEQ, from the coding sequence ATGCAACCGATTTCTCAAGTCGAAGGAAGCTTCGTCGATGTCGACGGCCGCTATGTGATCGTGGTCGGTCGTTTCAACCATCATGTGGTCGATAGCCTGGTGGAAGGCGCGGTGGATAGCCTGGTGCGTCATGGCGTGGATGAAGAACACATCGATATCGTTCACACGCCCGGCGCCTGGGAACTGCCGCTGGCGATTCAGCGGGCGCTGCGTGTGGTGCGTCCCGATGCGGTCATCGCCCTGGGCGCGGTGATCCGCGGCGGCACGCCGCACTTCGAGCACGTGGCCGGCGAGTGCAACTCCGCCTTGAGCCGCTTGCAGCTCGAGTTCGGGACGCCGGTGGCCAATGGCGTGCTGACCGTCAACTCCATCGAGCAGGCCATCGAGCGTGCCGGCACCAAGGCGGGCAACAAGGGTACTGAAGCCGCCATGGCGGCGATGGAGATGGTCTCGTTGATGCGCCACTTCGACACGCCGTCCGACGGAGGTGAGCAATGA
- a CDS encoding phosphatidylglycerophosphatase A family protein: MNRAPQSVWRRPAHFLAFGFGSGAVPFAPGTFGTLAAIPCYWLMSELPLGWYLVVVAVTFLWGIWLCDKTSRDLGVHDHSGIVWDEFVGYWLTMTAVPFSWEAALWGFVVFRVFDVFKPWPIRWADRRVAGGFGIMIDDVLASIYAWSTMHLWFWLH; encoded by the coding sequence ATGAATCGAGCTCCGCAGAGTGTCTGGCGTCGTCCGGCCCATTTTCTCGCCTTCGGCTTCGGCAGCGGTGCCGTGCCCTTTGCCCCGGGGACTTTCGGAACCCTGGCGGCGATTCCCTGTTACTGGCTGATGTCCGAGCTGCCGCTGGGCTGGTACCTGGTCGTGGTGGCGGTGACCTTTCTGTGGGGCATCTGGCTGTGCGACAAGACTTCCCGCGACCTGGGGGTTCACGATCACTCCGGCATCGTCTGGGACGAGTTCGTCGGTTACTGGCTGACCATGACCGCGGTGCCCTTTTCCTGGGAGGCTGCCCTGTGGGGCTTTGTCGTCTTCCGGGTCTTCGATGTCTTCAAGCCATGGCCGATTCGCTGGGCCGACCGGCGCGTCGCTGGCGGCTTCGGCATCATGATCGATGATGTACTGGCCAGCATTTATGCCTGGAGTACCATGCACCTGTGGTTCTGGTTGCATTGA